A DNA window from Brassica napus cultivar Da-Ae chromosome C1, Da-Ae, whole genome shotgun sequence contains the following coding sequences:
- the LOC106362990 gene encoding protein LEAD-SENSITIVE 1-like gives MGFLSNKIARDEVKPGDHIYSWRQAYVYAHHGIYVGEGQVNHFTRGDGQETGTGTFLDNLIVSSSLNHGDTPCPNCGDRTKVGGVISSCLDCFLAGGDLYVFEYSVSPAIFLAKPRGGTCTIGASDPPEEVIHRANFLLRNGFGVYNVFKNNCEDFAIYCKTGLLVANTDVGRSGQAASIVAAASVVLSSPLRFVAGFGSLAVAGYGMYCASRLVSDIGMRWDVSKVPVERLVADMDDLAGMETKPEERLVADMAGMETKPEERLVADMAGMETKPEEKKTS, from the exons ATGGGGTTTCTATCCAACAAGATTGCCAGAGATGAAGTGAAACCAGGCGATCACATCTATTCATGGCGTCAGGCCTATGTCTACGCTCATCACG GAATCTATGTGGGTGAAGGACAAGTCAACCATTTCACTCGTGGGGATGGTCAAGAGACTGGAACCGGGACTTTCTTAGACAATCTCATTGTCAGTTCATCCCTTAATCACGGGGACACCCCGTGTCCTAACTGTGGTGATAGAACCAAGGTTGGTGGTGTGATCTCTTCCTGTCTCGACTGCTTCCTCGCTGGAGGTGATCTCTACGTCTTCGAGTACAGTGTCTCTCCCGCTATCTTTCTCGCCAAGCCTCGAGGCGGCACTTGCACAATAGGAGCTTCGGATCCTCCGGAAGAAGTCATCCACCGTGCGAACTTCCTCTTGCGAAACGGTTTCGGCGTTTACAATGTTTTCAAGAACAACTGCGAGGATTTCGCCATCTATTGCAAAACTGGTTTGCTGGTGGCGAACACTGACGTGGGAAGGAGCGGTCAAGCCGCTTCGATTGTTGCAGCTGCCAGCGTTGTGCTCTCTTCACCACTCAGGTTTGTAGCGGGTTTTGGTAGTTTGGCTGTGGCGGGATATGGGATGTACTGCGCCAGTCGTTTGGTTTCAGACATTGGCATGCGATGGGATGTGAGCAAGGTGCCTGTTGAGAGACTTGTTGCTGATATGGATGATCTGGCTGGGATGGAAACTAAACCGGAGGAGAGACTAGTTGCTGATATGGCTGGGATGGAAACTAAACCAGAGGAGAGACTAGTTGCTGATATGGCTGGGATGGAAACTAAACCGGAGGAGAAAAAGACAAGTTAA
- the LOC106366803 gene encoding WAT1-related protein At3g02690, chloroplastic: MEWPWSAIAASSSPYSSRCFFTSPNSCLSLTRRTSLNSSIKPLRHIGFDSKHHNLITKRRVHGDSIVRRSTTSSKNAEETESSVECVGMGSDVECVYTGEGEDEEEENRSSGILSGGDGSLLEWAVLISPFFFWGTAMVAMKEVLPITGPFFVAAFRLIPAGLLLVAFAVYRGRPLPKGFDAWLSIALFALVDATCFQGFLAQGLQRTSAGLGSVIIDSQPLTVAVLASFLFGESIGIVRAGGLLLGVAGLLLLEVPSVTSDGNSFSLWGSGEWWMLLAAQSMAIGTVMVRWVSKYSDPIMATGWHMVIGGLPLLAISVINNDPVFNGSLQELSTNDIIALLYTSIFGSAVSYGVYFYSATKGSLTKLSSLTFLTPMFASIFGYLYLDETFSSLQLVGAAVTLVAIYLVNFPEGND; encoded by the exons ATGGAGTGGCCATGGTCAGCCAtcgctgcttcttcttctccttattCTTCTAGATGCTTCTTTACATCTCCCAACTCTTGCTTGTCTCTTACTAGACGAACAAGTTTGAACTCTTCGATTAAACCTTTGCGACACATCGGATTCGACTCGAAGCATCATAATCTGATCACCAAACGTCGAGTCCATGGAGACTCCATCGTCCGGAGAAGCACCACAAGCAGTAAAAACGCAGAGGAGACTGAGTCCTCTGTAGAGTGCGTGGGAATGGGATCAGACGTGGAGTGCGTCTACACCGGAGAAGGAGAagacgaggaggaggagaatCGGAGCTCCGGAATCTTGAGCGGAGGAGACGGATCGTTGCTCGAATGGGCGGTTCTGATCTCGCCCTTCTTTTTCTGGGGAACGGCGATGGTGGCGATGAAGGAAGTGTTGCCGATAACCGGTCCTTTTTTTGTCGCTGCGTTCCGGTTAATTCCGGCCGGTTTGTTGTTGGTTGCGTTTGCGGTTTACAGAGGGAGGCCTTTGCCTAAGGGGTTCGATGCTTGGCTCTCTATTGCTCTCTTTGCTCTTGTGGACGCTACTTGTTTCCAG GGCTTTCTTGCTCAAGGATTACAGAGGACTTCTGCTGGTTTAGGAAGT GTTATAATTGATTCACAGCCACTGACTGTAGCTGTATTAGCATCTTTTTTATTTGGTGAGTCCATTGGAATAGTGAGAGCTGGAGGTTTGCTTCTTGGTGTTGCTGGACTTTTGCTTCTTGAg GTTCCATCAGTTACCTCAGATGGTAATAGCTTTTCTTTGTGGGGAAGTGGAGAGTGGTGGATGCTTCTTGCAGCTCAGAGTATGGCTATTGGTACAGTGATGGTTCGATGGGTTTCAAAATACTCTGATCCAATTATGGCAACCGGCTGG CATATGGTTATCGGCGGCCTTCCTCTTCTGGCGATATCAGTTATAAACAATGACCCAGTTTTTAACGGCAGTCTTCAAGAGCTATCCACAAATGATATCATAGCACTTCTCTACACATCTATATTTGGCAGTGCGGTTAGCTACGGTGTTTACTTCTACAGCGCTACTAAAG GAAGCTTGACTAAACTCAGCTCACTCACCTTTTTGACACCAATGTTTGCATCAATCTTTGG GTACCTGTACCTTGATGAGACTTTCTCCTCGCTGCAACTGGTCGGAGCAGCCGTCACTTTGGTCGCTATATACTTGGTCAACTTTCCAGAAGGCAACGACTGA